In one window of Poriferisphaera corsica DNA:
- the larE gene encoding ATP-dependent sacrificial sulfur transferase LarE, whose amino-acid sequence MPENEFEKKLAKLQFVIEGYGSLLTAYSGGIDSTLIAVVARQVLGKTKGVAVIADSPSLPRYELEEAVAIAARHDIDLVVAKPGEMDDAGYVRNEGDRCYFCKSHLYESVEQVAEMRGTEWVANGTNLDDLGDYRPGLKAAEEAKVVSPLVEAGMDKRDVREIAKLVGIQSWDKPAAACLSSRIPYGVPVTKERLERVEGAERGLRSLGMRAFRVRHHEDVARVELNQDDLVRVVGDVDLRQRVIGVVKAAGYTYVSVDLEGFRSGSGNLVLTINQSE is encoded by the coding sequence ATGCCTGAGAATGAATTTGAGAAAAAATTAGCGAAACTACAGTTTGTGATCGAAGGATATGGGTCGCTTTTGACGGCTTATTCGGGTGGGATCGATTCGACGCTAATCGCGGTCGTTGCTCGGCAGGTACTGGGTAAGACAAAGGGGGTGGCGGTGATTGCGGATTCACCGTCCTTGCCAAGGTATGAATTGGAGGAGGCTGTCGCGATTGCAGCACGTCATGATATTGATTTGGTGGTGGCGAAGCCGGGGGAAATGGATGATGCGGGATATGTGCGGAATGAGGGAGACCGGTGCTATTTTTGCAAATCACATTTGTATGAATCGGTCGAACAAGTGGCAGAAATGCGGGGAACAGAATGGGTGGCGAATGGGACGAATTTGGATGATTTGGGGGATTACCGGCCGGGCTTGAAGGCGGCGGAAGAGGCGAAGGTGGTGAGCCCGTTGGTGGAGGCAGGGATGGATAAGCGGGATGTGCGTGAGATTGCGAAGTTGGTCGGGATTCAGAGCTGGGATAAGCCAGCAGCAGCGTGTTTATCGTCGCGAATCCCGTATGGGGTGCCTGTAACGAAGGAACGGCTGGAGCGGGTTGAGGGTGCGGAGCGAGGACTCCGGTCACTCGGGATGAGAGCGTTCCGTGTGAGGCATCACGAAGATGTTGCGAGGGTGGAATTGAATCAGGATGACCTGGTGAGGGTCGTGGGGGATGTGGATCTGAGGCAGCGCGTGATCGGGGTGGTGAAAGCAGCGGGGTATACGTATGTTTCGGTGGATCTGGAGGGATTCCGATCCGGGAGTGGGAATCTGGTGCTGACGATCAACCAGAGCGAATGA
- a CDS encoding PilZ domain-containing protein — MERRRFQRVAGIGDLNCCLGEVVDLSAGGMQVIRKGKQPIQQGDFVNGMLEHDEGQIDIRARVVWVRKLGFFRWAFGLEFIEMNEKDLDNLVQLVECGHHECVGPRLWAAA; from the coding sequence ATGGAACGCCGCAGATTTCAACGTGTGGCGGGGATTGGGGATCTTAACTGCTGTCTTGGCGAAGTCGTCGACCTCTCCGCTGGCGGTATGCAAGTTATCCGAAAAGGCAAACAGCCCATTCAGCAAGGCGATTTTGTCAACGGTATGCTCGAACACGATGAAGGCCAAATCGATATCCGCGCCCGAGTGGTCTGGGTTCGCAAACTCGGCTTCTTCCGTTGGGCATTCGGCCTCGAGTTCATCGAAATGAACGAGAAAGATCTCGACAACCTCGTTCAGCTCGTCGAGTGCGGACATCACGAATGTGTCGGCCCGCGTCTCTGGGCTGCCGCATAA
- the cimA gene encoding citramalate synthase produces the protein MSTEQPRRIEIYDTTLRDGTQGEGVTLSLVDKLKITQKLDELGFDYIEGGYPLSNPKDVAYFEQVRDLDLKHAKVCAFGMTRRKGIKAKDDVGMNALVDSKSPVITIVGKTWDLHVDEVLGISREENLAMIEDSIAFCTGHDHVEQVFYDAEHFFDGFKANPEYAIQTLKAALAGGATRLVLCDTNGGSMPEFVLTTIKRLKETLPEANIAIHTHNDCGLAVANSLVAVRAGAVQVQGTINGIGERCGNVDLITVVANLKLKLGFEALEREDSNLHLTELSRYVYELANQNLVPGQPYVGSGAFAHKGGMHVHAVQRIAHSYEHVTPESVGNSRRILVSELSGASNIAATLGKKFDIENNRDLQREVLDRVQVLENKGYQFEAAEASFELLLYKAMNQCPDFWHLDHYRCVILKNNGNASSTEAIVKVKVGDDYEHTVAEGDGPVNALDGALRKALQHAYPQLHDVKLMDYKVRVVNPNEGTAAKVRVMIEFAVRDENQETLRHFTTVGVNENIVDASWEALTDAFAYHLIEAKAETLCV, from the coding sequence ATGAGCACCGAGCAACCAAGACGGATTGAGATCTATGACACGACGCTGCGTGACGGGACGCAGGGCGAGGGGGTAACGTTATCGCTGGTGGACAAGCTGAAGATTACACAAAAGCTGGACGAGCTTGGGTTTGATTATATTGAGGGTGGGTATCCGCTATCGAACCCGAAGGACGTGGCATACTTTGAGCAGGTGAGAGATTTGGATCTGAAGCATGCGAAAGTGTGTGCTTTTGGGATGACGCGTCGAAAAGGGATTAAGGCGAAGGATGATGTGGGGATGAATGCGCTGGTCGATTCGAAGTCGCCGGTGATCACGATTGTAGGAAAGACATGGGATTTACACGTTGATGAAGTGCTTGGGATAAGCCGTGAAGAGAACTTGGCAATGATCGAGGACTCGATTGCGTTTTGTACGGGTCATGATCATGTAGAGCAGGTGTTTTATGATGCGGAGCATTTCTTTGATGGGTTCAAGGCGAATCCTGAATATGCAATACAGACATTGAAGGCTGCGCTAGCGGGCGGTGCAACGCGGCTGGTGCTGTGTGATACAAATGGCGGGTCGATGCCAGAGTTTGTGTTGACGACGATCAAAAGGCTGAAAGAAACATTGCCTGAGGCCAATATAGCGATCCATACACATAACGATTGTGGCTTGGCTGTCGCAAACTCGCTGGTTGCTGTAAGAGCGGGTGCGGTGCAGGTGCAAGGAACTATCAATGGGATAGGCGAACGCTGCGGGAATGTCGATTTGATCACGGTGGTGGCGAATTTGAAGTTGAAGCTCGGATTTGAGGCGCTTGAGCGCGAAGATTCAAATCTGCATCTGACAGAGCTATCACGGTATGTGTATGAGCTTGCGAACCAGAATTTGGTGCCGGGGCAGCCGTATGTTGGGTCGGGGGCGTTTGCCCATAAGGGCGGGATGCATGTGCATGCGGTTCAGCGGATCGCGCATTCGTATGAGCATGTGACGCCGGAGAGTGTGGGGAATTCGAGACGAATTTTGGTGAGTGAGTTGTCGGGCGCTTCGAATATTGCGGCGACACTGGGTAAAAAATTTGATATTGAGAACAATCGCGATTTGCAGCGTGAAGTTTTGGATCGCGTGCAGGTACTGGAAAACAAGGGGTATCAGTTTGAGGCGGCGGAAGCGTCGTTTGAATTGCTGCTTTATAAGGCGATGAATCAGTGCCCGGACTTCTGGCATTTGGATCATTATCGTTGCGTGATCCTGAAGAATAATGGGAATGCATCGTCAACTGAAGCGATCGTCAAGGTGAAGGTCGGAGATGATTACGAACACACGGTTGCTGAGGGGGATGGCCCGGTGAATGCGTTGGATGGCGCGCTGCGAAAAGCGCTGCAGCATGCGTATCCGCAGTTGCATGATGTCAAGTTGATGGACTATAAGGTCCGCGTTGTGAACCCGAACGAAGGGACTGCTGCGAAAGTACGCGTTATGATCGAGTTTGCAGTAAGAGATGAGAATCAGGAAACACTGCGTCACTTTACAACTGTGGGTGTGAATGAGAATATCGTTGATGCTTCATGGGAAGCACTCACGGACGCGTTTGCGTATCATTTGATTGAGGCGAAAGCTGAGACGCTTTGCGTCTGA
- a CDS encoding COX15/CtaA family protein: protein MKNQKNDQPPRADDQLTTHPSANYSLLTHITAILLFLITFILITVGGNVTSLDQGLAVPDGWTTFGHWTLIAPPSVWWENMGTFWEHSHRLFGNAAGILSIALVLLAYIKQRDRIWLPNTALLLLLMIVVQGIMGVYRVTELSTALALIHGVFGQVILATCVLLVAATSKLWINYTKSWKPNQQLTLKTLRIMSLLMVFFLLIQLILGAGVRHSKSALAIPDFPKMHGEWIPPLTQAAVDAKFDEYKAQKVFTREYTVSQVHLHLTHRLLAFFILFFGLIYFIMMLKQSRISPILLGPAFTVINLLFLQVILGILVIWSNDYPINATVHQACGAALLAACVWAAIRIHLAAAGTYLPQTTSTTSSPQKPSAQGGLA from the coding sequence ATGAAAAACCAAAAAAACGACCAACCCCCCCGTGCTGACGATCAGCTCACCACTCATCCCTCAGCCAACTACAGCCTACTCACGCACATCACCGCCATCCTCCTCTTCCTCATCACCTTCATCCTCATCACCGTAGGCGGCAACGTCACCTCCCTCGATCAAGGCCTCGCCGTACCCGACGGTTGGACGACCTTCGGCCACTGGACACTTATCGCCCCGCCCTCCGTCTGGTGGGAAAATATGGGCACATTCTGGGAGCACTCGCACCGTCTCTTCGGCAACGCCGCAGGTATCCTCTCCATTGCCCTCGTCCTTCTCGCTTACATCAAACAACGTGATCGCATTTGGCTACCCAACACCGCACTCCTCCTCCTTCTTATGATCGTCGTCCAAGGCATCATGGGCGTCTACCGCGTCACTGAACTTTCCACTGCCCTCGCCCTCATCCACGGCGTCTTCGGCCAAGTCATCCTCGCCACATGCGTCCTGCTCGTCGCCGCCACCAGTAAACTTTGGATCAATTACACCAAAAGTTGGAAACCGAATCAGCAGTTAACCCTCAAAACGCTCCGTATCATGAGTCTTCTCATGGTCTTCTTCCTGCTCATCCAACTCATCCTCGGTGCAGGCGTTCGTCATTCCAAATCAGCACTCGCAATTCCAGACTTTCCCAAAATGCATGGCGAATGGATACCACCACTTACACAAGCCGCCGTCGATGCAAAATTCGATGAATACAAAGCGCAAAAAGTCTTTACGCGTGAATACACAGTCTCCCAAGTTCATCTCCACCTCACTCACCGACTTCTCGCCTTCTTCATTCTCTTCTTCGGCCTCATCTACTTCATCATGATGCTCAAACAATCTCGCATCTCCCCCATACTCCTCGGCCCCGCCTTCACCGTCATTAACCTCCTCTTCCTTCAAGTCATCCTCGGCATCCTTGTCATCTGGTCCAATGACTACCCCATCAACGCAACCGTCCATCAGGCTTGCGGAGCCGCCCTCCTTGCAGCATGTGTCTGGGCCGCCATCCGTATCCATCTCGCAGCAGCCGGTACATATCTACCTCAAACCACGAGCACAACCTCCTCCCCGCAAAAGCCCTCCGCACAAGGAGGACTCGCATGA